Proteins found in one Mesorhizobium sp. CAU 1732 genomic segment:
- a CDS encoding aldose epimerase family protein, with protein MSVEAFGTTREGDTVQRVTISGGGLTARIITYGAVVQDLRLGGHPAPLILGFERFEDYLDHSVFFGAIVGRYANRIANGRFAIDGERFQVETNDRGHHLHGGSNGLYNRVWSIAETGADFVTLAIHDPSGAMGFPGALDISCTYRVKASGTLSVELSATCDRPTLCNLAQHAFFNLDDGGRGTILDHRMTIAAEAYLPIDDDCIPTGDVLPVQGTPFDFVMPRTIRRTRDDEALYDHNFCLTAARGPLRRAAWVQGGQSGVEMEVWTTEPGLQFFAGQIPDRSVAGLDGITYKSRAGFCLEPQIWPDSPNRPYFPQAVLRTGEEYRQMSEFRFRLPQDA; from the coding sequence ATGAGCGTCGAAGCCTTCGGAACGACACGCGAGGGCGACACCGTTCAGCGTGTGACGATTTCGGGCGGCGGATTGACCGCCCGGATCATCACCTACGGCGCCGTGGTGCAGGATCTGCGCCTCGGCGGCCACCCGGCGCCGCTCATTCTCGGCTTCGAGCGCTTCGAGGATTATCTCGACCATTCGGTGTTCTTCGGCGCGATCGTCGGGCGCTATGCCAACCGCATCGCAAACGGGCGCTTCGCGATCGACGGCGAGCGCTTCCAGGTCGAGACCAACGATCGCGGCCATCACCTGCATGGCGGGTCGAACGGCCTCTACAATCGCGTCTGGTCGATTGCGGAGACGGGGGCGGATTTCGTCACGCTGGCGATCCACGATCCATCCGGCGCGATGGGATTTCCCGGCGCGCTCGACATTTCGTGCACCTACCGGGTCAAGGCATCAGGCACGCTCAGCGTCGAACTGTCGGCGACGTGCGATCGCCCGACGCTGTGCAATCTGGCGCAGCACGCCTTCTTCAATCTGGACGACGGCGGTCGCGGCACCATTCTCGACCATCGCATGACGATCGCGGCGGAGGCCTATCTGCCGATCGACGACGACTGCATTCCGACCGGCGATGTCCTGCCGGTTCAGGGCACGCCGTTCGATTTCGTCATGCCGCGCACGATCCGCCGGACGCGCGACGACGAAGCGCTCTACGACCACAATTTCTGTCTTACGGCAGCGCGCGGTCCCCTGCGGCGGGCTGCATGGGTGCAAGGCGGCCAGTCCGGCGTCGAGATGGAAGTCTGGACGACGGAGCCGGGGTTGCAATTCTTTGCCGGGCAGATTCCCGACAGGTCGGTGGCTGGACTGGACGGGATTACTTACAAGTCCCGCGCGGGATTCTGCCTCGAGCCGCAAATTTGGCCGGATTCGCCGAACAGGCCCTATTTCCCGCAGGCGGTGCTGCGCACCGGCGAGGAGTACAGGCAGATGAGCGAGTTTCGCTTTCGCCTTCCGCAGGATGCCTGA
- a CDS encoding NAD-dependent succinate-semialdehyde dehydrogenase, translating to MLQKTSHFMRQAILIDGEWVQADSGATIDVTNPATGLTIGTVPKAGKAETRRAIEAADRAFKTFRKTSAAERSKLLRKLHDAILDNQDALAELLTLEQGKSLAEAKGEVGASAAYILWFAEEARRTYGDVVPSPWADRRIMVTKEPVGVIAAITPWNFPSSMLARKIGPAIAAGCTSVVKPASQTPYSGLAWGALCEEVGIPKGVINIVTGSAGEIGDEICANPIVKKITFTGSTEVGKILIEKSAATVKKVSMELGGNAPFVVFDDADLDRAVEGAMVAKYRNSGQTCVCTNRFFVQEGIYDQFVEKLAAASKKLKVGPGVEDGVQQGPLIDGKAVEKVEELIADAKGKGATIVAGGNRHALGGSFFEPTVISNATTDMRFMKEEIFGPVAPVFKFKSEDEAVELANDTEYGLACYFYTSDLGRAFRVMEGLKYGMVGVNEGLITTPEAPFGGVKESGLGREGGHQGIEDYLDTKYVCIGGLGF from the coding sequence ATGCTCCAGAAAACCAGTCACTTCATGCGCCAGGCGATCCTCATCGACGGCGAGTGGGTCCAGGCCGATTCCGGCGCGACGATCGACGTCACCAATCCCGCGACAGGCCTGACGATCGGCACCGTGCCGAAGGCGGGCAAGGCCGAGACGCGGCGTGCGATCGAAGCCGCCGACCGGGCGTTCAAAACCTTCCGCAAGACGTCGGCGGCCGAACGCTCCAAGCTTCTGCGCAAGCTGCATGACGCGATCCTCGACAATCAGGATGCGCTGGCCGAATTGCTGACGCTCGAGCAGGGCAAGTCGCTGGCCGAGGCCAAGGGCGAAGTCGGAGCGTCCGCTGCCTACATCCTGTGGTTCGCCGAGGAAGCTCGCCGCACCTATGGCGACGTCGTGCCGAGCCCATGGGCCGACCGACGCATCATGGTGACCAAGGAGCCGGTCGGCGTCATCGCGGCGATCACGCCATGGAACTTTCCGTCCTCGATGCTGGCCCGCAAGATCGGTCCCGCCATCGCGGCGGGCTGTACCAGCGTCGTGAAGCCTGCGTCGCAGACGCCCTATTCGGGCCTCGCCTGGGGCGCGCTGTGCGAGGAGGTCGGCATTCCCAAAGGCGTGATCAACATCGTCACCGGCTCGGCAGGCGAGATCGGCGATGAAATCTGCGCCAATCCGATCGTCAAGAAGATCACGTTCACGGGCTCGACCGAGGTCGGCAAGATCCTGATCGAGAAGTCCGCCGCGACCGTGAAGAAGGTCTCGATGGAACTTGGCGGCAACGCTCCGTTCGTGGTCTTCGACGATGCCGATCTCGACCGCGCGGTAGAAGGCGCGATGGTGGCCAAGTACCGCAACTCCGGCCAGACCTGCGTCTGCACCAACCGCTTCTTCGTGCAGGAAGGCATCTACGACCAGTTCGTCGAGAAGCTCGCTGCTGCGTCGAAGAAGCTCAAGGTCGGCCCCGGTGTCGAGGATGGCGTCCAGCAGGGTCCGCTGATCGACGGCAAGGCTGTCGAGAAAGTCGAGGAACTGATCGCCGACGCCAAGGGCAAGGGCGCGACGATCGTCGCGGGCGGCAACCGCCACGCACTCGGCGGCTCGTTCTTCGAGCCGACCGTCATCTCGAACGCCACCACCGACATGCGCTTCATGAAGGAAGAAATCTTCGGCCCGGTCGCTCCGGTCTTCAAGTTCAAGTCCGAGGACGAGGCGGTCGAACTCGCCAACGACACCGAATATGGCCTTGCCTGCTATTTCTACACCAGCGATCTCGGCCGCGCCTTCCGCGTCATGGAAGGCCTGAAATACGGCATGGTCGGCGTCAATGAAGGGCTGATCACGACGCCGGAAGCGCCGTTCGGCGGCGTCAAGGAATCGGGCCTTGGCCGCGAAGGCGGACATCAAGGCATCGAGGATTACCTCGACACCAAATATGTCTGCATCGGCGGCCTCGGTTTCTAA
- a CDS encoding AEC family transporter, with product MSAVVETIAFVFGLVALGYVAAWTGILRTQVGDALTEFAVVVAVPALLFRTMTTIDLQGTDPTSLWFSYFCSVPVAWIAGHFVATRVFGRDAAAGVVAGIASSFSNLLLLGIPFVLGVFGQPGMDVLSLLLAIHLPTMMAASIVMFELARRGEGEPSHPLKVLRDFLRNLFSNPLIIGILAGLAWRLTGLDMPVVGMRFIDAFAGIAGTVALFAMGLGLRKFGISGNVKPAIALGAIKLVVMPTIALGVAILWGLPPLTAKIMVIAASLPTGVNPYLIATRFGTGQVLASNTMTISTAFSVITLGFWLMVVQLVFG from the coding sequence ATGTCCGCCGTGGTCGAAACAATCGCCTTCGTGTTCGGCCTCGTCGCCCTCGGCTACGTGGCCGCGTGGACGGGTATACTGCGGACTCAGGTCGGCGACGCGCTCACCGAATTCGCCGTCGTGGTTGCCGTTCCGGCCTTGCTGTTCCGCACCATGACCACCATCGATTTGCAGGGCACGGACCCGACCTCGCTGTGGTTCAGCTATTTCTGCTCCGTTCCGGTGGCGTGGATAGCCGGGCACTTCGTCGCCACGCGTGTCTTCGGCCGGGATGCGGCAGCCGGTGTCGTGGCGGGCATCGCGTCGTCCTTCTCCAATCTTCTCCTGCTTGGAATTCCCTTTGTCCTCGGCGTTTTCGGCCAGCCGGGCATGGATGTCCTGTCGCTGCTTCTCGCCATCCATCTGCCGACGATGATGGCCGCCTCGATCGTGATGTTCGAGCTCGCCCGACGCGGCGAGGGCGAGCCGTCGCACCCCTTGAAGGTCTTGCGCGACTTCCTGCGCAACCTGTTCTCCAACCCGTTGATCATCGGCATCCTGGCCGGGCTCGCCTGGCGTCTGACCGGTCTCGACATGCCGGTTGTGGGCATGCGCTTCATCGATGCGTTTGCCGGCATTGCGGGCACTGTCGCCTTGTTCGCGATGGGGCTTGGCCTGCGGAAATTCGGGATCAGCGGCAATGTGAAGCCGGCCATCGCGCTGGGCGCGATCAAGCTGGTCGTCATGCCGACGATCGCGCTCGGCGTCGCCATTTTGTGGGGTCTGCCGCCACTGACCGCCAAGATCATGGTCATCGCGGCGTCGCTGCCGACGGGCGTGAACCCCTATCTGATCGCCACGCGCTTCGGCACAGGTCAGGTGCTTGCGTCCAACACGATGACGATCTCAACCGCGTTTTCGGTGATCACACTGGGGTTCTGGCTGATGGTGGTCCAACTGGTTTTCGGTTGA
- a CDS encoding histidine phosphatase family protein, with the protein MHRFIVAVIAFLLLAAPQANATEAGWALLRNGGQVVFLVNANAPGTGDPASFDIENCRTQRNLSDRGRQQARRIGALFAARAEPVEQVFSSRYCRCLDTAIRAFGEDLVEELEALDLISGAPERAVAAKDEIVALIRDYSGRGNLVLVTHPENIQAMLGITPREGEAVIVSAADDGLHTIGRIIFN; encoded by the coding sequence ATGCATCGTTTCATAGTCGCTGTCATTGCTTTTCTTCTTCTCGCCGCGCCACAGGCGAATGCCACCGAGGCGGGATGGGCGCTTCTGCGCAATGGCGGACAGGTCGTGTTCCTGGTCAACGCCAACGCCCCAGGCACCGGCGACCCGGCCAGTTTCGACATCGAAAACTGCCGCACGCAGCGAAATCTCTCCGATCGGGGTCGCCAGCAGGCGCGACGCATCGGCGCACTGTTCGCCGCGCGTGCCGAACCCGTGGAGCAGGTTTTCTCCAGCCGCTACTGCCGCTGCCTGGACACTGCGATCAGGGCTTTCGGCGAGGATCTGGTCGAGGAACTCGAGGCACTGGATTTGATATCGGGAGCCCCGGAAAGAGCCGTTGCGGCAAAGGACGAGATTGTCGCACTGATCCGCGACTATTCCGGACGCGGCAACCTCGTTCTCGTCACGCATCCCGAAAATATCCAGGCCATGCTCGGCATCACGCCGCGCGAAGGCGAGGCCGTGATCGTCTCGGCAGCCGATGACGGGCTCCATACGATCGGGCGCATCATCTTCAACTGA
- a CDS encoding acyl carrier protein, with translation MTVTSTFDKVADIIAETSEIDRETITPKSHTIDDLGIDSLDFLDIVFAIDKEFGIKVPLEKWTQEVNDGKASTEEYFVMENLCAKIDALVAAKNAT, from the coding sequence ATCACAGTGACATCGACATTCGACAAGGTTGCCGACATTATCGCGGAAACCAGCGAGATCGACCGTGAGACGATCACGCCCAAAAGCCACACCATCGACGATCTGGGCATCGACAGCCTCGACTTCCTCGACATCGTGTTCGCGATCGACAAGGAATTCGGCATCAAGGTCCCGCTCGAGAAGTGGACCCAGGAAGTCAATGACGGAAAGGCCTCCACGGAGGAGTATTTCGTCATGGAGAACCTGTGCGCCAAGATCGACGCGCTCGTCGCGGCAAAGAACGCCACGTGA
- a CDS encoding beta-ketoacyl-ACP synthase — MSARDVVITGIGLVSSLGEGAERHWQALSQANAEPVIERDRFAPYTVHPLPEIDWGLQIAKRGDQRQMETWQRLGTYAAGMALDDAGIKQDEALCATMDMIVAAGGGERDVAVDQGILDAARTRNDHDLLLNEKLTTELRPTLFLAQLSNLLAGNISIVHKVTGSSRTFMGEEAAGVSAIETAAARIRSGQSSHMLVGGAFQTEHPDMLLGYELGGFLHRKRWKPVWQRAGNEGGGVISGSGGAFLVLESREHAEARGRKAYAVIGKVASGRAKRNEGDFVDAISGLVRALEVPARPTLAISGASGAHAATGAERTALSGAGDFAVRGFSSLTGHLKEAQFPFAIALAALAIANGQPYPPFDTENETPIDGAPEAVVATAIGYSRFEGAALVVAA; from the coding sequence ATGAGCGCACGCGACGTCGTCATCACCGGTATTGGTCTCGTCTCTTCCCTTGGCGAAGGGGCCGAGCGGCATTGGCAGGCGCTGTCGCAGGCGAATGCCGAGCCGGTGATCGAGCGTGACCGCTTCGCGCCCTATACCGTCCATCCCCTGCCCGAGATCGATTGGGGCCTGCAGATCGCCAAGCGCGGCGATCAGCGGCAGATGGAAACATGGCAGCGCCTCGGCACCTATGCCGCGGGCATGGCGCTCGACGATGCCGGCATCAAGCAGGACGAAGCGCTCTGCGCGACGATGGACATGATCGTGGCAGCCGGCGGCGGCGAGCGCGACGTGGCCGTCGACCAGGGCATTCTGGATGCCGCGCGGACCCGCAACGACCACGACCTTCTCCTCAACGAGAAGCTGACGACCGAACTGCGCCCGACGCTGTTCCTCGCCCAACTGTCGAACCTCCTGGCCGGCAACATTTCCATCGTCCACAAGGTGACCGGCTCCTCGCGCACGTTCATGGGCGAAGAAGCCGCCGGCGTCTCGGCGATCGAAACGGCTGCCGCGCGCATCCGCTCGGGCCAGTCGAGCCATATGCTCGTCGGAGGCGCGTTCCAGACGGAACATCCCGACATGCTGCTCGGCTACGAACTGGGCGGCTTCCTGCATCGCAAACGCTGGAAACCGGTCTGGCAGCGTGCGGGCAATGAAGGCGGCGGCGTTATCTCAGGGTCCGGCGGCGCTTTTCTCGTGCTGGAATCGCGCGAACACGCGGAAGCGCGCGGCCGCAAGGCCTATGCTGTAATCGGCAAGGTCGCATCGGGCCGCGCCAAGCGCAATGAGGGCGACTTTGTAGACGCCATCTCCGGTCTCGTTCGCGCGCTCGAAGTGCCCGCTCGTCCCACTTTGGCAATTTCCGGCGCATCCGGTGCCCACGCGGCGACCGGCGCTGAGCGTACCGCACTGTCGGGCGCGGGCGACTTCGCGGTCCGTGGTTTTTCATCGCTGACCGGGCACCTCAAGGAAGCGCAGTTCCCGTTCGCGATCGCGCTGGCGGCGCTTGCGATTGCCAACGGGCAGCCCTACCCGCCCTTCGACACAGAGAACGAGACGCCCATCGACGGCGCGCCCGAGGCCGTCGTCGCGACCGCGATCGGCTACAGCCGCTTCGAAGGCGCAGCACTCGTCGTGGCGGCCTGA
- a CDS encoding beta-ketoacyl-ACP synthase, with amino-acid sequence MTTYTDHLGRPIVAVTGVGLVTSLGTGVEDNWQALTSGTSGIHPITRFPTDHLNTTIAGTVDFLESSDKGASALTYELAELAGTEAVQGAGFDTGYFAGPLFLASPPVELDWHERLALYSAADLEAPEYERLLAVAREQLNRETFDSGQFGAIADRLADRFGTVGLPITLSTACASGATAIQLGVEAIRRGECDRALAIGADGSATAEALIRFSLLSALSTQNGNPTTASKPFSKDRDGFVLAEGSAALVLESLESAHARGATVLGIMRGCGEKADDFHRTRSKPDGSPAIAAVTAALADAGMSADEIDYVNAHGTSTPENDKMEHMSLSTVFGERMKRVPVSSNKSMIGHTLSAAGAIEAVISILTMAKGVIPPTINYDHPDPAIELDVVPNVKREAQVRSVLSNSFGFGGQNTCLVMAREPV; translated from the coding sequence ATGACGACCTATACGGATCATCTCGGCAGGCCCATCGTGGCGGTCACCGGCGTAGGCCTGGTGACGTCGCTCGGCACCGGCGTCGAGGACAATTGGCAGGCGCTGACCTCCGGCACGTCCGGCATCCACCCGATCACGCGCTTCCCGACCGATCATCTCAACACGACGATTGCCGGAACCGTCGATTTTCTCGAATCCAGCGACAAGGGCGCCAGCGCGCTGACCTATGAGCTGGCCGAGCTCGCAGGCACCGAAGCCGTCCAGGGGGCAGGTTTCGACACCGGCTATTTCGCCGGCCCGCTCTTCCTCGCATCGCCGCCCGTCGAGCTCGACTGGCACGAGCGTCTCGCGCTCTATTCAGCTGCGGATCTCGAAGCCCCCGAATATGAGCGCCTGCTTGCGGTGGCGCGCGAGCAGCTCAATCGAGAAACCTTCGATTCCGGCCAGTTCGGCGCGATCGCAGACCGCTTGGCTGATCGTTTTGGCACGGTCGGGCTTCCGATCACGCTGTCGACCGCCTGCGCTTCGGGCGCGACCGCGATCCAGCTCGGCGTCGAAGCGATCCGGCGCGGCGAATGCGACCGCGCGCTCGCGATCGGTGCAGACGGCTCCGCGACCGCCGAAGCGCTGATCCGCTTCTCGCTTCTCTCGGCACTGTCGACGCAGAACGGCAATCCCACGACGGCGTCAAAACCCTTCTCGAAGGACCGCGACGGCTTCGTTCTGGCCGAAGGCTCCGCCGCCCTCGTTCTCGAATCGCTCGAAAGCGCCCATGCACGCGGCGCGACCGTGCTCGGCATCATGCGCGGCTGCGGCGAAAAGGCCGACGACTTCCATCGCACCCGCTCCAAGCCTGATGGGTCGCCGGCTATCGCTGCGGTCACGGCGGCATTGGCCGATGCGGGCATGTCCGCCGACGAGATCGACTATGTGAATGCCCACGGCACCTCGACGCCGGAAAACGACAAGATGGAGCACATGTCGCTCTCGACCGTCTTCGGCGAGCGCATGAAGCGCGTTCCGGTGTCGTCCAACAAGTCGATGATCGGCCACACATTGTCGGCCGCCGGCGCGATCGAGGCGGTCATCTCGATCCTCACCATGGCGAAAGGCGTCATTCCGCCGACCATCAATTACGACCATCCGGACCCCGCGATCGAGCTCGACGTGGTGCCGAACGTGAAGCGCGAGGCGCAGGTTCGCTCCGTGCTTTCCAATTCCTTCGGCTTCGGCGGCCAGAACACCTGCCTTGTCATGGCGCGGGAACCGGTCTAG
- a CDS encoding zinc-binding dehydrogenase, with protein MRALQLVEDRRLEAVDLPPPPPPGRGEVTVRIKAVALNHIDVWGWRGMAFAKRKMPLVIGAEASGEVDTVGEGVANLLPGQLVSIYGARTCGHCRACREKRDNLCEHVSGVHGFHLDGFAQELVNLPARLLIPAPPGVDEIGAAVAPITFGTVEHMLFDNARLEPGETILIHAGGSGIGSAAIQLARKMGCTIITTVGSDDKIEKAKALGADHVINYREDRFEGVVRKLTKKKGVDVVFEHVGADTWAGSMLCMKRGARLVTCGSTSGVSTQMNLMQLFQQQLKILGSFGCRMENMTNAMQKMAAGLVKPVIDTEVGFDDIGRALERMEGRDVFGKIILRV; from the coding sequence ATGCGCGCACTGCAACTCGTCGAAGACCGACGGCTCGAAGCCGTTGATCTGCCGCCCCCTCCTCCGCCCGGCCGCGGCGAAGTCACCGTCCGTATCAAGGCCGTGGCGCTCAATCACATCGACGTCTGGGGCTGGCGCGGCATGGCCTTCGCCAAGCGCAAGATGCCACTCGTCATCGGTGCGGAAGCCTCCGGCGAAGTCGACACGGTCGGCGAAGGCGTAGCAAACCTGCTGCCCGGACAACTCGTCTCGATCTACGGCGCGCGCACCTGCGGCCATTGCCGTGCCTGCCGCGAGAAGCGCGACAATCTGTGCGAACACGTCTCCGGCGTGCACGGCTTCCATCTCGACGGCTTCGCGCAGGAACTCGTCAACCTGCCCGCGCGCCTCCTGATCCCCGCGCCTCCCGGCGTCGATGAGATCGGCGCGGCGGTCGCCCCGATCACCTTCGGCACGGTCGAGCATATGCTGTTCGACAATGCCAGGCTGGAACCCGGCGAAACGATCCTGATCCACGCCGGCGGCTCGGGCATCGGTTCGGCCGCGATCCAGCTCGCGCGCAAGATGGGCTGCACGATCATCACGACCGTCGGTTCCGATGACAAGATCGAGAAGGCCAAGGCGCTCGGCGCCGACCACGTCATCAACTACCGCGAGGACCGCTTCGAGGGTGTCGTGCGCAAGCTGACGAAGAAGAAGGGCGTCGATGTCGTCTTCGAGCATGTCGGCGCGGACACCTGGGCGGGCTCCATGCTCTGCATGAAACGCGGCGCGCGCCTCGTGACCTGTGGCTCGACCTCCGGCGTCTCCACCCAGATGAACCTCATGCAACTCTTCCAGCAGCAGCTCAAGATCCTCGGCTCGTTCGGCTGCCGCATGGAAAACATGACCAACGCCATGCAGAAGATGGCCGCTGGCCTCGTCAAGCCGGTCATCGATACCGAAGTCGGCTTCGACGACATCGGGCGGGCACTGGAGCGCATGGAAGGCCGCGACGTCTTCGGCAAGATCATCCTGCGGGTCTGA
- a CDS encoding lipid A biosynthesis lauroyl acyltransferase produces the protein MTRRTSFLRPLIARTLQILKQVEYWLIAQLAMAVLWLLRRLPPDRALAFADRVARRIGPWFGRHSVAMTNLRNAYPEKTEQELEAIASDMWGNMARLAGEYVFLDRIFDFVPGSETSGRVEVQGEEIFVRIRDDGRPHIVFTAHTGNFELLPVAAASYELPVTALFRAPNNPYIAKYVFSTRAEAMGEMLASRAGAAFALARILERGGNIGVLVDQKFARGVRTTFFDRPCNTSPLVAKLARQYDCDVYPARSIRLPGNRFRLEVYDKLDLPRTEKGAVDVNATTQMLNDVVEGWVREHPGQWMWFHKRWQID, from the coding sequence ATGACGAGACGCACATCCTTCCTGCGTCCGCTGATCGCGCGGACGCTGCAAATCCTGAAGCAGGTCGAATACTGGCTCATCGCGCAGCTTGCGATGGCCGTGCTCTGGCTCCTGCGCCGTTTGCCCCCCGACCGCGCGCTTGCGTTCGCCGATCGCGTCGCGCGCCGGATCGGCCCCTGGTTCGGTCGCCACAGCGTGGCGATGACGAACCTGCGCAACGCCTACCCCGAAAAGACCGAGCAGGAACTCGAAGCCATCGCCTCCGACATGTGGGGCAACATGGCGCGTCTGGCTGGCGAATACGTGTTTCTGGACCGGATTTTCGACTTCGTGCCCGGTTCGGAGACATCCGGGCGGGTCGAGGTGCAGGGCGAGGAGATTTTCGTCCGCATCCGCGACGATGGCCGGCCGCATATCGTCTTCACCGCGCATACGGGCAATTTCGAGCTGCTGCCGGTGGCCGCCGCGTCCTACGAACTGCCCGTGACGGCGCTGTTCCGTGCGCCGAACAATCCCTACATCGCCAAGTACGTTTTCTCGACCCGCGCCGAGGCCATGGGCGAAATGCTCGCCTCGCGCGCTGGCGCCGCCTTCGCGCTTGCCCGCATCCTGGAGCGCGGCGGCAATATCGGCGTGCTGGTCGACCAGAAATTCGCCCGCGGCGTCCGCACCACCTTCTTCGACCGGCCGTGCAACACCAGCCCGCTCGTCGCCAAGCTCGCGCGCCAGTACGATTGCGACGTCTACCCCGCCCGCTCGATCCGCCTTCCCGGCAACCGCTTCCGGCTGGAGGTCTACGACAAGCTCGACCTCCCGCGCACCGAAAAGGGCGCGGTCGACGTCAACGCCACGACGCAGATGCTGAACGACGTCGTGGAGGGCTGGGTGCGCGAGCATCCCGGCCAATGGATGTGGTTCCACAAGCGCTGGCAGATCGACTGA